TCACTGGCAACAAATATTTTATTGGCTTTTTTTCCTAACAGCATGTTGCTTTTACCTGCAAAAGAATTGCTCTCATGTATAAAAGTCGCAATGCCTTTAGTTTGCGCCAATTTCAATACCGGATAGGTTGAATAACCGCCTACACCGATAACTGCTGTTGGATCAAACTGCTTAAATATTTTTCTTACCTGTATAAAACTTTTAAGCAACTTAACCGGCAAGCCAACATTTTTTATCAAAGAACTTCTATTAAAGCCTGCTATATCCAATCCTTCTATCTTGTAACCTGCTTGTGGTACTTTTTCCATTTCCATTTTTCCTTTTGCACCAACAAATAGTATCTCAGTTTGTGGCTGCAATTTTTTAATTGCATTGGCAATTGCAATTGCAGGAAAAATATGTCCGCCTGTTCCACCGCCTGCTATAATTATTCTGTTCGTCATGCTCAATTCGTTGTTGCTGCTGAAGTGAGTGACACAACGATGTTGAATAATGATATATCGCTCACTACAAAAAAACTAATTAGCACCTACAACTGCTGCTTCAACAACAGGTTGTGCTTGCTCTCCTTCTAATTGCTCCACGTTTCTTGCTACACTTAATATAATACCGATAGATAAACAAGTGAATAAGAAGCTACTTCCTCCCATACTTACTAACGGCAACGTAACTCCCGTATTTGGAAAAAGCCCAACGTTAACGCCCATGTTGGCAATGGCTTGTATCACCAGCGTAAAACTCAATGCCAGCGCCAGGAATGCACCAAATGCATACGGGCACTTTCGATAAACACGGATACATCTATACAAAAACAACAGGTATATTAATACGATAATTATACCGCCGATCAATCCATACTCTTCCAATATGATGGCATAAATAAAATCGTTATAAGCTTGCGGCAAATAATTTCTTGCCTGGCTATGTCCCGGACCTAAACCAAAAAAGCTTCCATTAGCGATAGCAATTTTTGCCTGGTTTATCTGGTACATTTTTTCGTTCTGATCTTCCTTACTACTGTATAAAAATGTTTGTATGCGACCTATCCAGGTTGGCACACGACCGGCCGCTAATATTGCGGGCAGATCCTTTTGCTTATGCTGCTCTTTGTCGTAGTATTTTACTGCGATCATTATCAATAACACAACAGGTATCAATGCAATACCCAT
The Ferruginibacter albus DNA segment above includes these coding regions:
- a CDS encoding FtsW/RodA/SpoVE family cell cycle protein; the encoded protein is MTFKSIISPSADSPLRNLSGINVSNKLVNKTKGDRVIWAVVVLLTLVSLLVVYSSTGSLAYKYSKSTESYLFKQLGFIILGVVIIYFAHRVNYTIYSRVALILFLISIPLLLYTLLFGVQLNAGSRWIKLPVINMTFQTSDLAKLALFMYLSRQLSRKQNVIKDFKKGFLPVLIPVASIVLLIAPANLSTALLVGGTSFMLMFIGRVSTKHILATMGIALIPVVLLIMIAVKYYDKEQHKQKDLPAILAAGRVPTWIGRIQTFLYSSKEDQNEKMYQINQAKIAIANGSFFGLGPGHSQARNYLPQAYNDFIYAIILEEYGLIGGIIIVLIYLLFLYRCIRVYRKCPYAFGAFLALALSFTLVIQAIANMGVNVGLFPNTGVTLPLVSMGGSSFLFTCLSIGIILSVARNVEQLEGEQAQPVVEAAVVGAN